The Corticium candelabrum chromosome 18, ooCorCand1.1, whole genome shotgun sequence genome includes a region encoding these proteins:
- the LOC134193742 gene encoding serine-rich adhesin for platelets-like, whose protein sequence is MSEMKSSSLPASRRLSTLILLLTPVITISLSIEPSDGCFTTNGMAENVSFNASSMAVVERRPDVSTAFEMTLEFRVKVLNDGSVLRLIVEESGASFSAGIRWLLPCFLLQSNSSKPEVKQLSETICPGVTVDGWYDVGIELGSMLRVEIGGMSANVSVLLNSPSFVSIKFGCDEEESRESGFTGCVSQVRLNKMLVRLREDSVEQRHLSECGREKTCLSPLSPLPTRTYLLNTPIVTPTLSLSRPSLTSNKMTLTFYPTRFTKPTSSVLVNNVITSYHSLLESTPIWTTTGILVSSDVSSMKDLLSDSSSDVVALARDVSASVTDRLSSDNSVSQSHSLVQSVAMTSSHVNTTGTNMGTRIDTDTQLMPSTTLDVITTGSSLIPYYAHDVDTQSQRLGVSMEMMIKPTWTTLMPTPTPTLTLKMNVLTSTKTLMSELEVDHINTTPRVLVESLSSSSTIAAMDGYETSSSLSMNTKLSELVQRSPSVDAITSTDVVTSEHSDVGMAAISTQSRPSVSSSVYDAGGAASLLTMSTKLSELVQRMTSIDTVRTTATDAITISTDATTTRSIDATTTTSIDAITTTAIDAITTTSIDTVTAPPIDAITTTNLLPSEHSYVAVTAIPMQSLLSVSSSGYDADGVAISPTMSMKLSDVVRSTASVVSDVSGVSHMEMTVSMESGDTHTASSGHGVLLRGYSSAVQGGSVTPTVIVSSSVVSTVAATPVRVNVSNELTKLARVSAVV, encoded by the exons ATGAGTGAAATGAAATCATCGAGTTTACCCGCTTCTCGCCGCCTTTCGACTCTCATTCTACTACTAACACCCGTCATCACCATTTCTCTATCAATCGAGCCGTCTGATGGCTGTTTCACGACAAACGGAATGGCAGAAAACGTGAGCTTCAATGCGTCATCAATGGCCGTCGTTGAGAGGCGCCCTGACGTCTCTACGGCCTTTGAAATGACGTTGGAATTTAGAGTGAAGGTGCTGAATGACGGATCCGTGCTGAGATTGATTGTGGAGGAGAGTGGGGCGTCGTTTAGTGCCGGAATTCGCTGGTTGTTGCCATGTTTTCTATTGCAGAGTAATAGTAGCAAACCGGAAGTGAAGCAATTGAGTGAAACGATTTGTCCTGGTGTGACAGTCGACGGCTGGTATGATGTTGGTATAGAGTTGGGGTCGATGTTGAGGGTGGAAATCGGTGGGATGAGTGCGAATGTTTCTGTGTTGTTGAACAGTCCGAGTTTCGTGTCGATTAAGTTTGGTTGTGATGAGGAGGAGAGTAGAGAGAGTGGGTTTACTGGATGTGTGAGTCAAGTGCGTTTGAATAAGATGCTTGTTAGGTTGAGAGAGGATTCGGTGGAGCAGAGGCATTTGTCAGAATGTGGAAGAGAAA AGACGTGTTTATCACCCCTCTCTCCTTTACCGACTCGAACTTACCTCCTTAACACTCCAATAGTAACTCCAACGCTGTCACTCTCACGTCCATCATTGACAAGCAACAAGATGACACTCACGTTTTATCCGACTCGTTTTACGAAGCCAACAAGCAGTGTGTTAGTCAATAATGTCATTACTTCGTATCATTCGTTATTGGAAAGCACACCTATCTGGACAACGACGGGAATCCTTGTGAGCAGTGACGTCAGCAGCATGAAAGATTTGCTTTCTGATTCGTCATCCGACGTTGTAGCATTAGCACGTGACGTATCTGCCTCTGTCACTGACCGTTTATCTTCTGATAACTCAGTTAGTCAGTCACACTCTTTAGTACAATCTGTTGCAATGACATCATCTCATGTAAACACAACCGGAACTAACATGGGAACTAGAATTGATACAGACACTCAACTCATGCCTAGCACCACACTCGATGTAATTACCACTGGCTCTAGCTTAATTCCCTATTATGCCCATGATGTTGACACTCAATCCCAAAGGCTTGGCGTCTCTATGGAAATGATGATTAAGCCAACTTGGACTACTTTGATGCCTACACCAACACCTACGCTAACACTTAAAATGAATGTGTTGACATCAACTAAAACTCTCATGTCTGAGCTTGAAGTTGATCATATCAACACAACCCCAAGAGTTTTAGTAGAGAGTTTATCAAGTAGCTCAACGATTGCTGCCATGGATGGTTACGAGACAAGCAGCTCGTTGAGTATGAATACCAAATTGAGTGAGTTAGTACAGAGGAGCCCATCAGTTGATGCTATAACATCAACAGATGTAGTGACATCTGAACATTCGGATGTAGGAATGGCTGCGATTTCGACACAGAGTCGACCTTCGGTCTCTTCCAGTGTTTATGACGCAGGTGGTGCTGCTAGCTTATTAACTATGAGCACGAAATTGAGTGAGTTAGTACAAAGAATGACGTCAATTGATACTGTaagaacaacagcaactgatGCTATAACAATATCAACTGATGCTACAACAACAAGATCAATTGatgctacaacaacaacatcaattgatgctataacaacaacagcaattgaTGCtataacaacaacatcaattgaTACTGTAACAGCACCACCAATTGACgctataacaacaacaaatctaTTACCATCTGAACATTCGTATGTAGCAGTGACTGCCATTCCAATGCAGAGTCTACTTTCGGTCTCTTCTAGTGGTTATGATGCAGATGGTGTTGCTATCTCACCAACCATGAGTATGAAACTGAGTGATGTAGTACGATCAACAGCATCAGTTGTGTCTGatgtgtctggtgtgtctcATATGGAGATGACGGTTTCGATGGAGAGTGGAGACACGCACACAGCGAGCTCTGGTCACGGTGTGTTGTTGCGTGGGTATAGCTCTGCTGTTCAAGGTGGCAGTGTGACTCCGACTGTTATAGTGTCGTCGTCGGTTGTGTCTACAGTTGCAGCTACGCCCGTTCGTGTTAATGTCAGTAACGAGTTGACGAAACTGGCTCGTGTAAGTGCTGTTGTGTGA